In Nasonia vitripennis strain AsymCx chromosome 2, Nvit_psr_1.1, whole genome shotgun sequence, a genomic segment contains:
- the LOC100678585 gene encoding general transcriptional corepressor trfA isoform X2 — MTMDAVKIDALPTNKSLISSKVPDTTDISKEKDDDILFVDDIDEDDDNEQIRLRLSDDEEVEQDITSRHGESQQTNLDNIINDLEFDVHIAVASKNSSKHLYKDLVNNKKSTKTQEDKTRLAEEEDSSGNSSLDERSINETIDGINEEEFTMSGNDRVPPLIHNSPKYWSNNFDNRWKGANNQPRGRHSFPHRNSNDWYNKQHSHKDKFNNKNNFGNYNNHFNRVRNSTGGSYKGHSRENYDRDSRRNDGNESPKLKNKISSSEGTNHSVQENGVDNDLQSKENDSFVRNDKSTNENSKPNNKETENSEVKSDLKENQQEPDESKTSAEEICVINNGKSDGNILKNNVEENCVTEKSADTKSNSDGALSSTKECDASMTEVKIVTGELHKEKEDKDGKNKYSSSGTEKDMKVAENMFDAAKLVGSEVFDKTSHDDDISEKDKYENSMEVDGNNENLYSIRDENSSNSTMSTLPGNSKDICAKDNRNTDTNIGGNLKNEIKVKDDSMKQKENGTNENSDKKLNDNDNIDSDSNHSIEIPELDSKGSQIKNSNNITELMEIDGESSNSLSMTIAESKDSESNIPQPSLDNNENNFSQRSPLQTADDSHKPEKTEKSMELDKKVDDIQTVGRDAFSSPDITDEQENLNVEEVDLADDESESATACSKEDGNDSSQASIDITESTSSDNHKDTSLTVPITTVDKDTVDESNESGRAVVHKRRRRKRLSGIIYHEVPPSDVLTENGVRQKRRSARNAEEMIRKEIMKNDEEDEDSDEKAGRMVSVQYKIKPNSTSLQPQSPSSLKRSFEDADSAIESLTLKKIRSSSEVVVTPIVKSPDKEKKELTPKSKESIAETRELVRKISQEDIRGKLQKMTSEDMEALLIQKIVECITIRGEMGKLREQARASKRNQEATRLKCQQLQKQVEGFEMVLRRFTFDKNSNSDKYLPPIKINRSVGLQVNFLSESGIQNLKQIAASKGAHGSNTSNVSITSPNVTTSVVSKPNPSIVQDNRLQNQSPRKMLKTRSPRRPEVGTIVHTGPVVSTATPTALVMGKPVNAEPKRTITLQNGANIVQLMPPGQQQTVVVNSTVGGPSTGSANNRQTNLTIQRTTSATPTVTKASDLIDLTDEEDKTKNGRCNFKEKFFPASVVTPITTINSRLPRVIHTVPSSVAITNATNLRLVQTGSPMSQTAIVSNNAPRLAYVMQGSVNGGTRQLVLTSTNPIRPVTSVPTRNISTISYKPGVPTLTNGTVRVLTTQAPTAMQAPRHPAPLPETPSPESNPLWKLPPPAPSLKISKVATGIVLSWNMTLTDKFAEIVSYQLYAYQEVAGTNPNAALWKKVGDVRALPLPMACTLTQFTEGNNYYFAVRAVDVHSRFGQYSKPGNISL, encoded by the exons ATGACAATGGATGCAGTCAAAATAGATGCACTGCCTACAAATAAGTCTTTAATTAGTAGTAAAGTACCAGATACAACTGATATTTCGAAGGAAAAAGATGATGACATCTTATTTGTTGATGATATCGATGAAGACGATGATAATGAACAGATCCGTTTAAGACTTTCGGATGATGAAGAAGTTGAACAGGATATTACTTCAAGGCATGGCGAAAGTCAACAAACAAACTtagataatataataaatg ATCTCGAGTTCGATGTGCATATAGCTGTTGCTTCAAAGAATTCATCGAAACATCTTTATAAAGACTTGGTgaacaataaaaaatcaacaaaaacaCAAGAAGATAAAACTAGATTAGCTGAAGAAGAAGATAGTTCTGGAAACAGTAGTTTGGATGAGAGATCAATAAATGAAACAATTGATGGTATAAATGAAGAAGAGTTTACAATGAGTGGAAATGATAGAGTACCACCTCTAATTCATAATTCTCCTAAGTATTggtcaaataattttgataatcGATGGAAAGGTGCAAATAACCAACCTCGAGGTCGGCATAGTTTTCCCCATCGAAATTCTAATGACTGGTACAATAAACAGCATTCACATAAAGataagttcaataataaaaacaattttggtaattataacaatcattttAATAGGGTAAGAAATAGTACCGGAGGAAGTTATAAAGGTCATTCTCGAGAAAACTATGATAGAGATTCTAGAAGAAATGATGGTAATGAATCACCTAAATTGAAGAATAAGATATCTAGTTCAGAAGGTACAAATCATTCCGTACAAGAAAATGGTGTTGACAATGATTTACAATCAAAAGAAAATGATTCTTTTGTGCGTAATGACAAATCGActaatgaaaattcaaaaccaaataACAAAGAAACTGAAAACTCTGAAGTAAAATCTGATTTAAAAGAGAACCAGCAAGAACCTGATGAATCAAAAACATCAGCTGAAGAAATATGTGTAATAAACAATGGTAAAAGTGATggtaatattttgaaaaataatgtaGAAGAAAATTGCGTAACAGAAAAATCTGCTGACACTAAAAGCAATAGCGATGGTGCTCTATCTTCAACTAAAGAATGTGATGCGTCAATGACGGAAGTTAAAATTGTGACAGGTGAGTTacataaagaaaaagaagataaaGATGGTAAAAACAAGTATAGTTCATCAGGAACAGAAAAAGATATGAAAGTCGCTGAAAATATGTTCGATGCAGCCAAATTGGTGGGCAGTGAAGTATTTGATAAAACATCACATGATGATGATATTTCAGAAAAAGATAAATATGAGAATTCGATGGAAGTAGAtggtaataatgaaaatttgtatagTATTAGGGATGAAAATAGTAGTAATAGTACAATGAGTACTTTACCTGGCAATTCCAAAGACATTTGTGCAAAAGATAATAGAAATACCGACACAAATATTGGTGGAAacctgaaaaatgaaataaaagttaAAGATGATAGCATGAAGCAGAAAGAAAACGGTACAAATGAGAACAGTGATAAGAAATTAAATGATAATGATAACATTGATTCAGATTCAAATCATTCGATAGAAATCCCTGAATTGGACAGTAAAGGTAgtcaaattaaaaatagtaataatattacTGAATTAATGGAAATTGATGGCGAATCTTCTAATTCCCTTTCAATGACAATTGCAGAAAGTAAAGACTCAGAATCAAATATTCCACAGCCTTCATTAGACAAcaatgaaaacaatttttcacaAAGGTCTCCATTGCAAACTGCTGATGATAGCCATAAACCAGAAAAAACTGAGAAATCTATGGAACTAGATAAAAAAGTAGATGATATCCAAACTGTAGGAAGAGATGCATTCAGTTCACCTGACATCACTGATGAGCAAGAAAACTTGAATGTCGAAGAGGTTGATTTAGCAGATGATGAGTCAGAAAGTGCGACTGCTTGCTCAAAAGAAGATGGTAATGATAGTTCACAAGCCAGTATTGATATTACAGAGAGCACATCCTCAGACAATCATAAAGATACATCACTAACAGTTCCTATTACCACTGTAGATAAGGATACGGTCGACGAAAGTAATGAGAGCGGACGTGCGGTTGTTCACAAAAGACGACGTAGGAAAAGATTGAGTGGCATCATCTATCACGAAGTACCACCAAGCGACGTCTTAACTG AAAATGGGGTTCGCCAGAAGCGTCGCTCAGCTCGCAATGCTGAGGAGATGATCCGGAAGGAGATCATGAAGaacgacgaggaggacgaggaTTCGGACGAAAAGGCAGGTCGGATGGTGTCGGTACAGTACAAAATCAAGCCGAATAGCACTAGTCTTCAGCCACAGTCACCGTCGTCACTCAAGCGATCCTTTGAGGACGCAGATAGCGCCATCGAGTCACTCACCCTCAAGAAGATCAGGTCGTCTTCTGAGGTTGTGGTCACACCTATTGTAAAGTCGCCTGACAAGGAGAAGAAGGAGTTAACGCCCAAGAGCAAGGAGAGTATTGCCGAGACCCGAGAATTGGTCAGAAAGATATCGCAGGAGGATATCAGGGGCAAACTTCAGAAGATGACATCAGAG GACATGGAAGCTCTATTGATTCAAAAAATCGTCGAATGCATAACAATACGCGGTGAAATGGGAAAGCTTCGAGAAcaagcgcgcgcgtcgaaGAGAAACCAGGAAGCCACGAGACTCAAGTGTCAGCAACTTCAGAAACAAGTCGAAGGATTCGAGATGGTTTTAAGGCGTTTTACATTCGATAAGAATAGTAATAGCGACAAATACTTACCGCCTATCAAAATCAACAGGTCCGTCGGTCTTCAAGTGAACTTCTTATCG GAGAGCGGCATACAAAACCTAAAACAGATCGCGGCATCGAAAGGAGCACATGGATCGAACACCTCCAACGTCAGTATCACGAGTCCAAACGTTACTACCTCCGTCGTCAGTAAGCCCAATCCTTCGATAGTGCAGGATAATCGCCTGCAGAATCAGAGTCCGCGCAAAATGCTGAAAACGAGGTCACCGAGAAGACCCGAAGTCGGTACCATCGTCCACACTGGTCCCGTTGTGAGTACGGCGACACCCACTGCCCTGGTTATGGGTAAACCGGTCAATGCAGAGCCCAAACGCACCATTACCCTACAGAACGGTGCTAATATCGTACAGCTCATGCCACCCGGACAGCAACAGACTGTTGTCGTTAACTCAACTGTTGGTGGACCTAGTACTGGGAGCGCAAACAACCGGCAAACCAATTTGACCATACAGAGGACGACTTCTGCCACACCAACGGTTACCAAGGCCAGTGATCTTATCGATCTGACTGATGAAGAGGATAAGACTAAAA atGGACGCtgtaattttaaagaaaaattttttccaGCTTCTGTGGTTACTCCTATTACAACCATAAATTCAAGGTTGCCTCGAGTGATACATACCGTCCCGAGCAGCGTTGCGATAACAAACGCAACCAACCTTCGGCTTGTGCAAACCGGTTCTCCCATGTCCCAAACTGCCATAGTT AGTAACAACGCTCCAAGATTAGCCTACGTAATGCAGGGAAGTGTAAATGGAGGAACTAGGCAACTAGTATTAACGAGTACGAACCCG ATAAGACCAGTTACCAGTGTTCCCACAAGAAACATTTCGACAATTAGTTACAAACCAG GTGTGCCAACATTGACTAATGGAACGGTCAGAGTGTTAACAACCCAAGCTCCTACTGCAATGCAGGCGCCAAGG CATCCTGCACCATTGCCAGAAACCCCGTCGCCGGAATCGAATCCACTATGGAAATTACCACCGCCCGCTCCATCGTTAAAAATCTCTAAAGTGGCGACTG GCATAGTATTGTCATGGAACATGACTTTAACTGATAAGTTTGCGGAAATAGTTAGTTATCAATTATACGCTTATCAAGAGGTCGCAGGAACCAATCCCAATGCAGCTCTTTGGAAGAAAGTCGGCGATGTCCGAGCGTTGCCGCTTCCCATGGCTTGTACTTTAACTCAG tttacagaaggaaataattattactttGCTGTAAGAGCCGTCGATGTACATTCCAGATTTGGACAATACAGCAAACCCGGAaatatttctctctaa
- the LOC100678585 gene encoding activating transcription factor 7-interacting protein 1 isoform X8, which produces MTMDAVKIDALPTNKSLISSKVPDTTDISKEKDDDILFVDDIDEDDDNEQIRLRLSDDEEVEQDITSRHGESQQTNLDNIINDLEFDVHIAVASKNSSKHLYKDLVNNKKSTKTQEDKTRLAEEEDSSGNSSLDERSINETIDGINEEEFTMSGNDRVPPLIHNSPKYWSNNFDNRWKGANNQPRGRHSFPHRNSNDWVRNSTGGSYKGHSRENYDRDSRRNDGNESPKLKNKISSSEGTNHSVQENGVDNDLQSKENDSFVRNDKSTNENSKPNNKETENSEVKSDLKENQQEPDESKTSAEEICVINNGKSDGNILKNNVEENCVTEKSADTKSNSDGALSSTKECDASMTEVKIVTGELHKEKEDKDGKNKYSSSGTEKDMKVAENMFDAAKLVGSEVFDKTSHDDDISEKDKYENSMEVDGNNENLYSIRDENSSNSTMSTLPGNSKDICAKDNRNTDTNIGGNLKNEIKVKDDSMKQKENGTNENSDKKLNDNDNIDSDSNHSIEIPELDSKGSQIKNSNNITELMEIDGESSNSLSMTIAESKDSESNIPQPSLDNNENNFSQRSPLQTADDSHKPEKTEKSMELDKKVDDIQTVGRDAFSSPDITDEQENLNVEEVDLADDESESATACSKEDGNDSSQASIDITESTSSDNHKDTSLTVPITTVDKDTVDESNESGRAVVHKRRRRKRLSGIIYHEVPPSDVLTENGVRQKRRSARNAEEMIRKEIMKNDEEDEDSDEKAGRMVSVQYKIKPNSTSLQPQSPSSLKRSFEDADSAIESLTLKKIRSSSEVVVTPIVKSPDKEKKELTPKSKESIAETRELVRKISQEDIRGKLQKMTSEDMEALLIQKIVECITIRGEMGKLREQARASKRNQEATRLKCQQLQKQVEGFEMVLRRFTFDKNSNSDKYLPPIKINRSVGLQVNFLSQESGIQNLKQIAASKGAHGSNTSNVSITSPNVTTSVVSKPNPSIVQDNRLQNQSPRKMLKTRSPRRPEVGTIVHTGPVVSTATPTALVMGKPVNAEPKRTITLQNGANIVQLMPPGQQQTVVVNSTVGGPSTGSANNRQTNLTIQRTTSATPTVTKASDLIDLTDEEDKTKTSVVTPITTINSRLPRVIHTVPSSVAITNATNLRLVQTGSPMSQTAIVSNNAPRLAYVMQGSVNGGTRQLVLTSTNPIRPVTSVPTRNISTISYKPGVPTLTNGTVRVLTTQAPTAMQAPRHPAPLPETPSPESNPLWKLPPPAPSLKISKVATGIVLSWNMTLTDKFAEIVSYQLYAYQEVAGTNPNAALWKKVGDVRALPLPMACTLTQFTEGNNYYFAVRAVDVHSRFGQYSKPGNISL; this is translated from the exons ATGACAATGGATGCAGTCAAAATAGATGCACTGCCTACAAATAAGTCTTTAATTAGTAGTAAAGTACCAGATACAACTGATATTTCGAAGGAAAAAGATGATGACATCTTATTTGTTGATGATATCGATGAAGACGATGATAATGAACAGATCCGTTTAAGACTTTCGGATGATGAAGAAGTTGAACAGGATATTACTTCAAGGCATGGCGAAAGTCAACAAACAAACTtagataatataataaatg ATCTCGAGTTCGATGTGCATATAGCTGTTGCTTCAAAGAATTCATCGAAACATCTTTATAAAGACTTGGTgaacaataaaaaatcaacaaaaacaCAAGAAGATAAAACTAGATTAGCTGAAGAAGAAGATAGTTCTGGAAACAGTAGTTTGGATGAGAGATCAATAAATGAAACAATTGATGGTATAAATGAAGAAGAGTTTACAATGAGTGGAAATGATAGAGTACCACCTCTAATTCATAATTCTCCTAAGTATTggtcaaataattttgataatcGATGGAAAGGTGCAAATAACCAACCTCGAGGTCGGCATAGTTTTCCCCATCGAAATTCTAATGACTG GGTAAGAAATAGTACCGGAGGAAGTTATAAAGGTCATTCTCGAGAAAACTATGATAGAGATTCTAGAAGAAATGATGGTAATGAATCACCTAAATTGAAGAATAAGATATCTAGTTCAGAAGGTACAAATCATTCCGTACAAGAAAATGGTGTTGACAATGATTTACAATCAAAAGAAAATGATTCTTTTGTGCGTAATGACAAATCGActaatgaaaattcaaaaccaaataACAAAGAAACTGAAAACTCTGAAGTAAAATCTGATTTAAAAGAGAACCAGCAAGAACCTGATGAATCAAAAACATCAGCTGAAGAAATATGTGTAATAAACAATGGTAAAAGTGATggtaatattttgaaaaataatgtaGAAGAAAATTGCGTAACAGAAAAATCTGCTGACACTAAAAGCAATAGCGATGGTGCTCTATCTTCAACTAAAGAATGTGATGCGTCAATGACGGAAGTTAAAATTGTGACAGGTGAGTTacataaagaaaaagaagataaaGATGGTAAAAACAAGTATAGTTCATCAGGAACAGAAAAAGATATGAAAGTCGCTGAAAATATGTTCGATGCAGCCAAATTGGTGGGCAGTGAAGTATTTGATAAAACATCACATGATGATGATATTTCAGAAAAAGATAAATATGAGAATTCGATGGAAGTAGAtggtaataatgaaaatttgtatagTATTAGGGATGAAAATAGTAGTAATAGTACAATGAGTACTTTACCTGGCAATTCCAAAGACATTTGTGCAAAAGATAATAGAAATACCGACACAAATATTGGTGGAAacctgaaaaatgaaataaaagttaAAGATGATAGCATGAAGCAGAAAGAAAACGGTACAAATGAGAACAGTGATAAGAAATTAAATGATAATGATAACATTGATTCAGATTCAAATCATTCGATAGAAATCCCTGAATTGGACAGTAAAGGTAgtcaaattaaaaatagtaataatattacTGAATTAATGGAAATTGATGGCGAATCTTCTAATTCCCTTTCAATGACAATTGCAGAAAGTAAAGACTCAGAATCAAATATTCCACAGCCTTCATTAGACAAcaatgaaaacaatttttcacaAAGGTCTCCATTGCAAACTGCTGATGATAGCCATAAACCAGAAAAAACTGAGAAATCTATGGAACTAGATAAAAAAGTAGATGATATCCAAACTGTAGGAAGAGATGCATTCAGTTCACCTGACATCACTGATGAGCAAGAAAACTTGAATGTCGAAGAGGTTGATTTAGCAGATGATGAGTCAGAAAGTGCGACTGCTTGCTCAAAAGAAGATGGTAATGATAGTTCACAAGCCAGTATTGATATTACAGAGAGCACATCCTCAGACAATCATAAAGATACATCACTAACAGTTCCTATTACCACTGTAGATAAGGATACGGTCGACGAAAGTAATGAGAGCGGACGTGCGGTTGTTCACAAAAGACGACGTAGGAAAAGATTGAGTGGCATCATCTATCACGAAGTACCACCAAGCGACGTCTTAACTG AAAATGGGGTTCGCCAGAAGCGTCGCTCAGCTCGCAATGCTGAGGAGATGATCCGGAAGGAGATCATGAAGaacgacgaggaggacgaggaTTCGGACGAAAAGGCAGGTCGGATGGTGTCGGTACAGTACAAAATCAAGCCGAATAGCACTAGTCTTCAGCCACAGTCACCGTCGTCACTCAAGCGATCCTTTGAGGACGCAGATAGCGCCATCGAGTCACTCACCCTCAAGAAGATCAGGTCGTCTTCTGAGGTTGTGGTCACACCTATTGTAAAGTCGCCTGACAAGGAGAAGAAGGAGTTAACGCCCAAGAGCAAGGAGAGTATTGCCGAGACCCGAGAATTGGTCAGAAAGATATCGCAGGAGGATATCAGGGGCAAACTTCAGAAGATGACATCAGAG GACATGGAAGCTCTATTGATTCAAAAAATCGTCGAATGCATAACAATACGCGGTGAAATGGGAAAGCTTCGAGAAcaagcgcgcgcgtcgaaGAGAAACCAGGAAGCCACGAGACTCAAGTGTCAGCAACTTCAGAAACAAGTCGAAGGATTCGAGATGGTTTTAAGGCGTTTTACATTCGATAAGAATAGTAATAGCGACAAATACTTACCGCCTATCAAAATCAACAGGTCCGTCGGTCTTCAAGTGAACTTCTTATCG CAGGAGAGCGGCATACAAAACCTAAAACAGATCGCGGCATCGAAAGGAGCACATGGATCGAACACCTCCAACGTCAGTATCACGAGTCCAAACGTTACTACCTCCGTCGTCAGTAAGCCCAATCCTTCGATAGTGCAGGATAATCGCCTGCAGAATCAGAGTCCGCGCAAAATGCTGAAAACGAGGTCACCGAGAAGACCCGAAGTCGGTACCATCGTCCACACTGGTCCCGTTGTGAGTACGGCGACACCCACTGCCCTGGTTATGGGTAAACCGGTCAATGCAGAGCCCAAACGCACCATTACCCTACAGAACGGTGCTAATATCGTACAGCTCATGCCACCCGGACAGCAACAGACTGTTGTCGTTAACTCAACTGTTGGTGGACCTAGTACTGGGAGCGCAAACAACCGGCAAACCAATTTGACCATACAGAGGACGACTTCTGCCACACCAACGGTTACCAAGGCCAGTGATCTTATCGATCTGACTGATGAAGAGGATAAGACTAAAA CTTCTGTGGTTACTCCTATTACAACCATAAATTCAAGGTTGCCTCGAGTGATACATACCGTCCCGAGCAGCGTTGCGATAACAAACGCAACCAACCTTCGGCTTGTGCAAACCGGTTCTCCCATGTCCCAAACTGCCATAGTT AGTAACAACGCTCCAAGATTAGCCTACGTAATGCAGGGAAGTGTAAATGGAGGAACTAGGCAACTAGTATTAACGAGTACGAACCCG ATAAGACCAGTTACCAGTGTTCCCACAAGAAACATTTCGACAATTAGTTACAAACCAG GTGTGCCAACATTGACTAATGGAACGGTCAGAGTGTTAACAACCCAAGCTCCTACTGCAATGCAGGCGCCAAGG CATCCTGCACCATTGCCAGAAACCCCGTCGCCGGAATCGAATCCACTATGGAAATTACCACCGCCCGCTCCATCGTTAAAAATCTCTAAAGTGGCGACTG GCATAGTATTGTCATGGAACATGACTTTAACTGATAAGTTTGCGGAAATAGTTAGTTATCAATTATACGCTTATCAAGAGGTCGCAGGAACCAATCCCAATGCAGCTCTTTGGAAGAAAGTCGGCGATGTCCGAGCGTTGCCGCTTCCCATGGCTTGTACTTTAACTCAG tttacagaaggaaataattattactttGCTGTAAGAGCCGTCGATGTACATTCCAGATTTGGACAATACAGCAAACCCGGAaatatttctctctaa